The genomic segment acttaaaggggtggagccttaggtgttacCCAGGGCgaggtaatgctggtcactgtgctgtgacgctgtatgtgggggaggggccgagagggagcaatggcgcccgctccactctccatcagacctcaatctttcactctgctacccacaatcaaactgggcccgtCTGGTgttggttcccgagtgggtgggcttgtgcatgccctaggcccctgtgggtctctccaacgacctctcctgtgaggctgggagtctccgccccaacccccacgggcgttttcaatcagacgtttgaggctgtatttccctgCGCTGGCGCCCTGTGTCGCGAGGTCTGCCTCGTTCCCCGCCTttagtcccggtttatctgtgcacgaatgtgtgGCCGTGGGGTGCCAtgcgccgctctgcctgccctgttctccgccactctgagtccagccctcttggtttatctgcgcaaatgtggggccacagggtctgccagtggtcagactgcctgccccattggtcccatactccgccagtctcggtcccgccatggcaacgcgagtcctctccaccctggctgcccatctccacccctcctaccggtctgcatgaatgtttattttttatttccttggtgtcggacatccttgccgttcgattttctgtcagttctggttgtgcgaggaggcgcagtgtgtctacatacgccgccatcttggttctcttgaGCCCAATTTAATCTGGGAAGCGTTCTGCTTCCAGGCTGACTCACCTGGTGCTGGCAAGATTCAGTTCCTTACTGGCTGTTGCCTGGAGGCCTCCTTCAGTTCTCTGCCAGGTGTGGCTTCCTAACATGACAGCTGGTGTCATTACAGCATGTAACCTGCTAAAACAGTGAGCTCTTTCTGCCCCGCTGGTGCTCAGGGACAATTGGCAGTCGGTGGGCAGGCGGGGCGGTCAAGGTCGCAGCGTTGGCGCCCGGTCATCATCGTATCTTGGGGTTAAAGTCCACATCACTACCCCCGCCGCTCGTGATTACCTATCCCATGTTGTTGGGTTTTGATGCATAACCaaccaggtttaaaaaaaagtttattcatcCCTGATttacaaagattaaataataaaaaatatattttaatatgtttttcctACATCACTGAGATtattatctgattttatttttcagtgcaataattaataaatttcatTGTTGGGTTTCTGATGTTGAAACACATTTGCATCCCAGAGAGAAATCATATTTAATTAggccatattatttttaaatacacttttggATTCAATCAGCTCTCCTTTTAGTTGGGATTTTTACATCTGCACTCTCCCACAAAAGGAGATGTTAGTGCTAACAACACATTAATTTTTTGTCCTCCTGGTAACCACTTTGATAGGAAATGCAGCTCAGGATTCACCCTAATGATTCAGAATTCTCCTGAGCACTTGAGCGGCTCCAGAGACTGCTCATGCTTCTCTTTGTTCATCGCTTTTAAATGCAAGAAATTGCTGCGGAGTATGTCCTGAAATCAATGAGAAGACCTCTGAACATGAGAGATGCGGGGATTCCCCTTCCTACCTTGTCCTTGATTTTACTGAGCCCTTTGACTTTATGACAAGATGCTCCCAGTCTCCCTGCTGCCCATTGTGTAGCAATACCCCTGCAGCCGCTCTCCCAACAGTGAGATGTCTTTATTGGTTTCGACATGCTAACTTGATCTGTTTTTGTCCACCAGAGGAGAAAATGTTGGTAAGGTTATTAGAGCGAGGGAAAGAGGAGGCACATGTTGAACAAAGGGGATAACTTGGCATATATTGAGAGTGAATTGGTCTCAATCCCTTcatacatttgattttttaaattcacctgATAATTGCACAAACAATATAGTTCTTAGGGCTAAATCTTCTGTAATATATCTAGCCAAGGTTTTCTCCACAGTGGATCTGCCTCATCAAACCACAATTTCCATGTTGCATTCCCTGTGAAGAAGAATCACGGTCCTCACCTGAGGGAGACAAAAGCAGAACGTCCATGGAATCATTATGGATCCTCTGGGAGAAACTTCTTATGCCTCTGCATGAGGTGGGAAGACGGTAAGTGGATATGGATGGTAGGTGATTTTGAGGTCAAAAGATCTTGGAATCAGAAATTTAATAGTTTTCTCTTGGTTCCTATGGATTTCCCCAGTACCCTCTCCCTAAAAGAAATGTGAATTAGACAATGCATAGTTTTATGACCCTATCCCTCTATCCTACATCTGGTAACATGTCATTTTTAGAGAAATCAACTTACAAGTTGATGTTAAATctggagaaaaggcagaataaCATGAAAGATTGACAGAAGAGAGGATTTTCTTACAGAAGATTCCTGACCCTCGGGTGGCCCAGGGGAGCATTTTCTCCTCTacatgtgtgtgagagaataacatgctttaaaaaagaaattaggagaGGTCAGGGATGTGGCCTTCTAATAGTATACTCCCCGGGTCAGTGAGCATCCCTACCATCCCACAAGTCACCAGTCACACTCATTTCTGACTCATTCACCTGTCTCCTGTTACTTTGGCTCAAGTCAAATCAGCTCAAAAACATGTGTTGGACACTTATTCTGTGCCAGGATTTATCTTATTTGCTGTGAACAAAGATGAGTCAGATGTGGTCGCTATTTCTGAATGTCTTACAGCAACAGAGGAGGAACATAACTTCAGTATAATTTGTTAGAGCTATGATGGAGGTAACTACATCATGCAGTAAGTACATTTTCGTGTCTAGGCTGTACCAGGTGtttgtaaatgtgtgtatgtgtgtgtatctatgtctatgtgtgttaaggatgggggctggggaatggataagaagacatagaaatcaCCAAAGTCGTGTAGCTGCCCTTTCATTAAGTTGACCACTGATGCAAACATACTTCACTTGGACCTTTGTGACAAGTGTTTAGTTTTTATCCTATCTTTTCATCAAAACCAATAACATTATTTGCTTACCATTTAGATTTCCCTGAGGTCTAGACACACCACTAATACCTCTGAGAAGGATGTGAACTGTGGCAAAAAAAAGTAAGTCTAAAGGACCTGAGCTGAACCATCACCTGGAGACTTTAACAACTAACCAGGTAATACCTTCCATTACAGGATGGTAATTCCAAAAGTACCTATCTTAAAATAGCCTGtgttctcaaaatttatttttatatcagctATTTAACAAGAGTCTGCATTTCCTATCAGAAGTAATTCTATATTAGTTAGATTTAAGTAATTGTTAGATCATATGGACTCAGTTGGTCCAGTACATTCATTCATGACCCAGAATTCGCTTTGAATCTACGATGTTCCAGAGACACAATGGCACTGGAGATAAAACATGATTATAGTCTGGTCCGTCCTATCTGAGAGTCTTTGGCCTCAGAAGCTGGGTCTTCTGTGTCTATCCCCATCACCAAGAAAGTACTTGGCCAATcacatttactcaacaaataagGTGATTGAGTATTCAAAGTGTGAAGAATGTTCAACAGAAAGGATGCTAACTCTTTGTAGTAGGCATACCTTTAAATAGAGGGAATATTAGATGGCTGAGCAAAACCcagtagaatataaaaatacagcGTGTCCTAGTTATGTGGGGAAAAATGCCTAGAAAGGTGGCCTGTGTCAAAGAAGAGAGTCATGAACGATAATCAAGCAGAGATGTGATTGTTcatagtaacattttatttattcatttattatttcattgatgAGTTGTAAACTGTCATCATTTTGGCTCATGGACCCATCCAAACTCCTAAGACTCCACCTTCAGATTACATAGAGGGTATCTGTGTCTTTTTGAGAAAACTGGCAATAGCTTCAGCCCAGGAGTTCTTCACTTGGAATTCACAGGATTCTTCGATTTAGATGTAAATGCTACTTCTCTATTTTACTTTAACCGAAatccaaaatgtttttcttaattgaatGAAGGTAAACAACCCAAACCAACATTACCAATACCTATGACTTCATCACCAGTAGAAATCAGAGATATTTTTACATTGCATTGCAGTTGttgaagatacctcaaaatataAGTTAAGCTCATCATTTTGAAATTAAGGTGGTTATTAGACTTgccacaacattttaaaatttactcttttaaagAAGCATGTGTACTATTATATCTCATATTTGTTTcctaaaactattaaaactatattttgatGTAGTCGCTTTTCCTGATACAGctatacatttcatttttgtatgtgtgcacatatgtgtgtgtatgtatttgatattttgaaatcattattttgaagTACCTTTATCAGATAGACGAAGGGTTGATAGACCAAGCCTCGCATACAACCTTAAAATTTAGACTttagaattttcttctgtctttttggaGTGGCTCTATGATGTTTTGTCATTGCTCCCAAACTGCTCCATGCCTTCTAGGCACGCATTTTCAACAACTCTATTAAATATGGGAccaacttattttatttattttatttaattaatgttaaCTTATTAAGCAAATCTGTATGGTATGCTTAATAAAGtactcaaaaatgaaaaaatatgggcaaaattTTCAAAGTAGTGTGTAATTTCTGGGAGGAACAGACACAGAACACAGGCAGGGAGACTTGCTGGGCTGGAGGTGGCAGATCAGTGCTGTTTCGTCTGAACACAGAAAACTAGCCATGCTGGTGGGTTAAAAAGACATTGTGTTGTGATGGATGTCCATTATTTGGGAAGTTCACTGACAGTTGAGATTGATATATGGGAGCCCCAGTGAAGTGGAGAATAGGATTTCCAAAGAGATGATGGCATATTATCCAGAGATACCTCTTGGTTTACCACCTCCTTCTAAACAGGTCATTTTCTCTAAGACAAAAGTGAGTTCCATTTGATTTCTCATTCCTTAGTGACTACTATTTGAAGAAACTGACAGCAGAAACGGTTGGATGTCCAAAGAATGAGAAACATCTGCACCAACATGAAAAGGGTGAGGTGTTGCGAGAGCAGCATAAGACTCAAGGTTTCAGTTAATAATAAGGTGAAATTAAATAGCATGACCTTGCATGTGAACTCAATCTGTCTTTTTGTTATTATATATgcaatattacaaataaagaagaTAACATTTCGATCTACTTTACACTTGCCAGAGGACATTAAAAAGGAATGTACCATTTCATAAAGATTTGTTTCACAAACGGAAAATGTTCCAACTAATGCAACATGATGAACTTGTAAAAACCTTACAAAGAAGATTCTTGAAATGGTTGGTAGTGATTGGAGGCAATTCCTCAGCCCTCCAACTCTGAATTATATAACTTCATAGGTCATATACACCTATGTTTAGCATGTAGTGACTTTGTACTGAAAAAGGAGACAAACCATGAGACAGACAAATCAGACACAGGTGACAGAATTCTTCCTTCTGGGACTCTCTGACAACCCTCACACCCAGCAGCTACTATTCATCTTATTCCTGGGTTTTTACCTTGTCACTGTGGTTGGAAATCTGCTTCTCATGTCCCTTGTACAGGCTGACTCCCTGCTTCACACAcctatgtatttctttctctgcaaTTTATCTCTGGCTGACCTCTGTTTCTCCACCAACATCGTTCCTCAGGCCCTGGTCCACCTGCTATCCAGAAAGAAAGTCATTTCATTCACACGTTGTGTTGCTCAGCTTCTACTCATCCTCATTTTTGGGGGAACACAGTGTGCCCTTCTGGCAGTGATGTCTTATGATCGGTATGCAGCCATCTGTAACCCTTTGCATTACCCCAGCATCATGACTTGGAGGGTGTGTGCCCAGCTGGCTGTGGGATCCTGGACCAGTGGCATTCTGGTATCTGTGGTGGACACCACCATTACACTAAGGCTTCCCTACACAGGCAGCAATACTATTGCACATTTCTTTTGTGAGGCACCTGCCCTGTTGAGCCTGGCATCCACAGACACCTGGGCTTCAGAGATGGCCATTTTCCTCATGGGGGTTGTGATTCTCCTCTTACCAGTTTCCCTCATCCTGGTGTCCTATGGCCATATCATAGTGACTGTGGTCAGGATGAAGTCAGCTGCAGGACGGCTCAAGGCATTCTCTACCTGTGGATCCCACCTCGTGGTGGTCATTCTTTTTTACGGGTCAGCAATTGTCACCTACATGACACCAAAGTCctccaaagaacagaaaaaactgGTGTCTGTGTTCTATGCAATGGTGACCCCCatgcttaatcccctcatctacagcctgaggaacaaaGACATGAAGGGAGCTCTGAGGAAAGTGGCTACAAGGAATTTTCCATGCAGGCTTGGAAATTGCCACTGACAGTGAGACCTGCCAGGCTCTCTACTTCTCTGACTTGTTGAGTAGTTTCCTCAGCAAGACTAGAACATGGTATGAGTCTCATCCTTGTTTCTTTTCCATGGACCCAACCGTCCACCCTTTATCCAGCCCTTCCTCTGTAAGAGAAGGACAATAATTCATGGAGCGATGGGAAGGAGGGCCTTGGTTCTGGTTGGTCTTTCAGCATCTAAGGGTTAGGAAATGCCCTGAGAAGCATTCACATTTTATAAGCCCTGGAACCTGTCACATCTACGTTATTAAATCATGCTATGTATTAACATCTATCTGTCCCAGAACCTACTCcaattcctttcctttatctttaaaatttcttggcatcATCATatagtaaatgaac from the Desmodus rotundus isolate HL8 chromosome 5, HLdesRot8A.1, whole genome shotgun sequence genome contains:
- the LOC128780935 gene encoding olfactory receptor 2D2-like — protein: MRQTNQTQVTEFFLLGLSDNPHTQQLLFILFLGFYLVTVVGNLLLMSLVQADSLLHTPMYFFLCNLSLADLCFSTNIVPQALVHLLSRKKVISFTRCVAQLLLILIFGGTQCALLAVMSYDRYAAICNPLHYPSIMTWRVCAQLAVGSWTSGILVSVVDTTITLRLPYTGSNTIAHFFCEAPALLSLASTDTWASEMAIFLMGVVILLLPVSLILVSYGHIIVTVVRMKSAAGRLKAFSTCGSHLVVVILFYGSAIVTYMTPKSSKEQKKLVSVFYAMVTPMLNPLIYSLRNKDMKGALRKVATRNFPCRLGNCH